The DNA region GTTCATCATTCTGATCGTTCTGCTGATCCCGTTTACCAAGACCGTTGTCGGCACCATTCTTGGCGCCAACGCGGCGCTGCCGGCGCTGATTGTCGGTGCCGCACCGTTCTACGCACGCCTGGTGGAAATCGCCCTGCGTGAAGTGGATAAAGGCGTGATAGAAGCGACGCGCTCGATGGGCGCACGGCTCAGCACGCTCGTGTTTCGGGTTTTGCTGCCGGAATCATCACCTGCACTGGTATCGGGTATTACGGTGACGCTAATTGCGCTGGTGAGCTACAGCGCCATGGCGGGGGTGATTGGCGCCGGTGGTTTGGGAAATCTGGCTTATCTGGAAGGATTCCAGCGCAACCATGGTGACGTCACGCTGGTGGCAACGGTGACCATTCTGATCATCGTTTTCATTATCCAGTTCTGCGGCGATGTCATTACTTCATTGTTAGACAAAAGATAATCTCTAAAAACATACAGGAACCCATCATGAAAAAAACGCTGACGCTGATCGCCGCCGCAACCCTGAGCGCCCTGAGCTTCGCCTCCTGGGCCGACACCCTGACCGTGGGCGCATCCAACACGCCGCACGCCGAAATTCTGGAGCAGGCAAAGCCGATTCTGGCGAAGCAGGGTATCGACCTGGAGATTAAACCGTTCCAGGACTACATTCTGCCGAACACCGCCCTGGCGGGTCGTGACATCGACGCGAACTATTTCCAGCACATTCCTTACCTGAACAGCGTGCTGAAGGATCATGCGGGCGATAAGGACTACGATTTCGTCAGCGCGGGCGCGATCCACATTGAGCCTATCGGCATCTACTCTAAAAAATACAAGTCGCTGAAGGACCTGCCGGAAGGTGGCAAGATCATCATGCGTGACGCGGTTTCTGAAGAGGGGCGCATTCTCTCCATCTTCGAGAAAGAGGGCGTGATCAAGCTGAAGCCGGGCATTGATAAAGTGACCGCGCGCATCAGCGACATCGTCGAGAACCCGAAAAAGCTGCAGTTCACGCCTAACGTGGAGGCGTCCCTGCTGCCGCAGATGTATAACAACGATGAAGGTGCCGCGGTGGTGATTAACGCCAACTACGCGATTGACGCCGGTCTGGATCCGGTTCACGACCCGATTGCGGTAGAGAGCGGTGAAAATAACCCGTACGCCAACATCATTACCGTGCATCGCGGTGACGAGAAGAAGAAAGATATCGTCGCGCTGGTGAACGTGCTGCACTCGAAAGAGATTCAGGACTGGATCCGCACCAAGTACAAAGGCGCTGTCATTCCGGTAAACAACTAATTTACTGATTTTAAAGATGAAGCCCGGCGAGTCTCTCGCCGGGCTTCTTTTTTGTATCCGGCAGGAGAATCATTTAAGCTCAACGTTTAACAGGCAATGGAGTGATGACGATGGGTAACGTGACCAAAGATGAAGCGCTGTACCAGGAGATGTGCCGGGTGGTCGGAAAGGTGGTGCTTGAGATGCGTGATTTAGGGCAGGAGCCAAAGCATATTGTCATCGCCGGCGTCCTGCGCACCGCGCTGGCGAACCAGCGCGTTAAGCGCAGTGCATTGACAACCGAGGCGATGGAAACGGTGGTTAAAGCGCTGGCCGGGTAAGGCGCCAGCGCTTCGCAAGCCGCTCAAGCGAGCAGCAGAGCAGGTAGTAGACCACGCCCGTAAAGATAAAAATGGCCGCCGGGTAGATTTGCACCCGGTTGTTGACCTGTCCTGCCACCGTGGTCAGTTCCGGCACGTTGACGATAAACGCCAGCGACGTATCCTTCAGCAGGCTGATAAAAATTCCCACCAGAGACGGCAGAATATTCCTCAGCGCCTGCGGCAGCAGCACGCGCAGGAGGATTTGCCGGGTGCTGAACCCCT from Enterobacter chengduensis includes:
- a CDS encoding methionine ABC transporter permease — protein: MAENLFPHLKWDQLWAATLETLYMTALSGVATFVLGIVLGLTLFLTARGGLFHNRTVYSVMSIVVNVFRSIPFIILIVLLIPFTKTVVGTILGANAALPALIVGAAPFYARLVEIALREVDKGVIEATRSMGARLSTLVFRVLLPESSPALVSGITVTLIALVSYSAMAGVIGAGGLGNLAYLEGFQRNHGDVTLVATVTILIIVFIIQFCGDVITSLLDKR
- a CDS encoding MetQ/NlpA family ABC transporter substrate-binding protein is translated as MKKTLTLIAAATLSALSFASWADTLTVGASNTPHAEILEQAKPILAKQGIDLEIKPFQDYILPNTALAGRDIDANYFQHIPYLNSVLKDHAGDKDYDFVSAGAIHIEPIGIYSKKYKSLKDLPEGGKIIMRDAVSEEGRILSIFEKEGVIKLKPGIDKVTARISDIVENPKKLQFTPNVEASLLPQMYNNDEGAAVVINANYAIDAGLDPVHDPIAVESGENNPYANIITVHRGDEKKKDIVALVNVLHSKEIQDWIRTKYKGAVIPVNN
- the fumD gene encoding fumarate hydratase FumD, yielding MGNVTKDEALYQEMCRVVGKVVLEMRDLGQEPKHIVIAGVLRTALANQRVKRSALTTEAMETVVKALAG